The sequence below is a genomic window from Desulfovibrio sp..
GCGCAGACATGGGAACAGGCCGCTGCCTACGCCCCCAACAAGACCTATGTGGGCGGCATGAGCCTCGATGAGTTGGAGAAGGCCCCAACCCCCTGGATCGACAATCTGGGTGAATCGCAACGCTACGGTAAATTTGGCGAAATCATGCCCGAGGACGAGTTCATCGGGCTTATGGATATTTGCGACGTTTTTGACCTCATCTGGCTGGAGCAGGGCTTTGCCGCGGCAATAGCCGAAAAGCTGGCCCGCAACCCAGTCATGGGCGAAAAGCAGCTGGCCCGTCTGGAAAAAGGCAGGCCCGCAGCCGAACTGCTGGAAGTCATTGAAAAGCAGCACGCCCTGCCGCTCTACTTTGAAAACGCCCTGGTGGCCTGCTGCCGCCGGGCCCACGATACGGATGAAAACCTGGAAGCCGGGGTCATGCTGGAAAATCTGGCCAGCAAGGCCAGCGGCGTGCTGGCCCTGCTGCACCTCATCAAGAATGCGGGCATGGCTCCTGCCGACGTGGATTTTGTGGTGGAATGCTCCGAAGAAGCCGTGGGCGACTCCATGCAGCGCGGCGGCGGCAACATGGCCAAGGCCCTGGCCGAAATAGCCGAGTGCGTCAATGCCAGCGGCTTTGACGTGCGCGGCTTCTGCGCCGGGCCCGTGACCGCCCTCATCACTTCGGCAGGCATGGTGGCCAGCGGCGTGCGGCCCAATGTGGTCGTGGTCAGCGGCGGCTCTGTGCCCAAGCTCTACATGAACGCCCGCGACCATATCAAGAAGGGCTTTGTTCCGCTTGAAAACTGCATCGGCAGCTTCGCCCTGCTGCTGACCCCCGACGACGGCCAGACCCCGGTCATGCGGCTGGAAGGCATCGGCAAGCATTCGGTGGGCGCGGGGGCTTCGCCCCAGGCCATCACCTCGGCCCTGACCTTTGAGCCCCTGTCCCGCGTGGGCCTGAAACTCACGGATGTGGACAAGTACGCCCCTGAACTGCACAACGCCGAAGTCACCCTGCCCGCAGGCGCGGGCAACGTGCCCGAGGCCAACTACAAGATGATCGCGGCCCTCGCGGTCATGAAGGGGCAGATAGATCGGGCCGACATCCCCAAGTTTGTGGCGGAACACGGCATGCCCGGCTTTGCCCCCATCCAGGGGCACATCCCCTCCGGCGTACCCTATGTGGGCCACGCCATTGAAGATATCAAACAAGGCCGCATCAA
It includes:
- the grdC gene encoding glycine/sarcosine/betaine reductase complex component C subunit beta translates to MTTVGIKAAAYCLNFAPELALHYGGTPAQERRSKPDSEFLRELPKHAQTWEQAAAYAPNKTYVGGMSLDELEKAPTPWIDNLGESQRYGKFGEIMPEDEFIGLMDICDVFDLIWLEQGFAAAIAEKLARNPVMGEKQLARLEKGRPAAELLEVIEKQHALPLYFENALVACCRRAHDTDENLEAGVMLENLASKASGVLALLHLIKNAGMAPADVDFVVECSEEAVGDSMQRGGGNMAKALAEIAECVNASGFDVRGFCAGPVTALITSAGMVASGVRPNVVVVSGGSVPKLYMNARDHIKKGFVPLENCIGSFALLLTPDDGQTPVMRLEGIGKHSVGAGASPQAITSALTFEPLSRVGLKLTDVDKYAPELHNAEVTLPAGAGNVPEANYKMIAALAVMKGQIDRADIPKFVAEHGMPGFAPIQGHIPSGVPYVGHAIEDIKQGRIKRAMIIGKGSLFLGRLTNLADGASFIMEAPGTSAAQAQNVSQQDVTELLLTALSDVAANLQKGQ